In one Drosophila albomicans strain 15112-1751.03 chromosome X, ASM965048v2, whole genome shotgun sequence genomic region, the following are encoded:
- the LOC117577100 gene encoding delta-sarcoglycan: MLSGSRAESEICRATTTTLPVVSGQQQQYQGTTPKQMRKSKTNPTSVMARNNNGGGGGGGGGGMSGSVVTSSKTPTIMTNKANVDRGIRSVIASGKGSATTTNGHEGAAGFVDGIEIYLGLIGWRKKCLYTLLLLLMLLIITNLVLTLWILKVMQFSTEGMGQLKILPGGIQLSGQAVIMDMLRASSIRSRHGQPISIESSRNFSINTRDPNGVLENHLFLGHDKFECLSAGFRVNDTTGRNLFSVNRNEVTIGAHALRIEGEGGAIFRESIQTPHVRAEPGRELRLESPTRQLDLTAAKDINLQSRAGGIELLALEDVKLRALDGSLRLESSKILMPNLRTAQPPILGSAQSRDHMHRVFQLCACFNGKLFLAAPHSICAGDDSTVCR; the protein is encoded by the exons ATGCTCTCTGGAAGCAGAGCAGAAAGTGAAATCTGTAGAGCAACTACAACGACATTACCTGTAGTGTccgggcaacaacaacaatatcaggGAACAACACCTAAACAGATGCGTAAGAGTAAAACCAATCCAACGAGCGTTATGGCACGCAACAACAatggtggtggcggtggcggtggcggtggcggtatGAGTGGCAGTGTTGTTACATCTTCGAAGACGCCAACCATAATGACGAACAAGGCCAACGTTGACAGAGGTATTCGAAGTGTTATAGCCAGCGGCAAAGGATCAGCCACAACTACGAACGGACACGAAGGTGCGGCTGGATTCGTTGATGGCATCGAGATATATTTGGGTCTAATCGGCTGGCGGAAAAAGTGTCTTTACACATTACTACTGCTATTgatgcttttaattattacgAATTTGGTACTGACTTTATGGATTCTCAAGGTTATGCAATTCTCGACG GAGGGCATGGGCCAACTAAAGATATTACCTGGAGGCATTCAACTCTCAGGGCAGGCGGTAATTATGGACATGCTGCGCGCATCTTCAATACGTTCTCGGCATGGACAGCCCATCTCCATAG AATCGTCAcgtaatttttcaataaatacacGTGACCCAAACGGCGTACTCGAGAATCATTTATTCTTGGGTCATGATAAGTTCGAATGCCTGTCAGCGGGATTTCGCGTCAACGACACAACCGGTCGAAATTTATTTTCCGTAAATCGAAATGAAGTCACAATTGGAGCACACGCTTTGCGGATCGAAGGCGAGGGAGGGGCCATCTTTCGAGAATCCATTCAAACCCCGCATGTGCGTGCCGAGCCAGGCCGTGAACTAAG ATTAGAGTCCCCCACACGTCAATTAGATCTAACTGCAGCCAAAGACATTAACTTGCAATCTCGAGCCGGCGGCATTGAACTGCTAGCTTTGGAAGATGTTAAGCTTCGGGCCCTAGACGGCAGT TTACGTTTGGAGTCATCGAAAATTCTAATGCCCAATCTGCGCACAGCGCAACCACCAATTCTAGGATCTGCGCAGAGTCGCGATCACATGCACCGAGTCTTCCAATTGTGTGCCTGCTTTAATGGCAAACTCTTTCTGGCGGCACCTCATTCAATATGCGCCGGAGATGATTCCACAGTTTGCAGATGA